The genomic region agaaaaagaaaaaaaggggaaaaagaggtaaataaattaggaaatacacacacggagaaaacaaacaaaaataaagtaaaactggGTGTTAACTAGGAGGGGTGGATAAATCCAGtgcccagccctgaccccaggctcctccgagagagagagagagagagagagagagagagagagagagagagagagagagagataggcagaACACGGGGAGGGTGGGGTGCCAGGTGAGTGTCAGGACTGGAGAATTAATTTATAACCCAGGAGCCGGATGCTTTCTGGAAGTAGTCTCCACGGATTCTGCCCTAAGACCAGGGAAAGGGGATGGGGCTGCCACGGGCTGCTGATAGTCTCAGGGGTTGGTAGTGGCAAGGACCCTCTGTGCTCTTCTCGAGGGCCATGGAAGTCACTGCCTACCCCTGTGTCCTTGTTAGGAGGATGAGAACCGAAAAAAGTCCGCCTGGCAGGCGGGGCGAGGCACCTGCTGTCCTGGGAGCttcacatacagacacacacgcacacaaggAGTCTCAGCCCCCACCACCTCGCCACCCATTCCTCAAAGTCTTCTTGGAGAGGCAAAGAAGAGACCCAGACGTTCAGGGGTCACTGGAAAAAGCCCGACACAGAAATTCGGCCACAGTCATCTCGGGGCAGTAGGAGCTGTGCCTGTCTCCTGGGGTCCTGCGGCTCAAGAGCTCCCAGTGGGATCTGCCCCCGACCAACCACACCATTCCCCCGGCTCCTCAGGCCACCTCTTGATGGCACCTGAGGACCAGCTGCATCTCCAACACAGGGACAGCCCCTCCCGGCCGGTGCCCGTGTGGGCTGGGGCGGGCCGTGGCGTCTGGCGAGCATTTGGCAGCCTGAAGATTGTGGACAGCGGGAAACGCATAGGGACAAGAATCCTCTGTGCTGAAGGCATCCCATCTTCTTGccgttggcaaaaaaaaaaaaaagaagaagaagaaaaaaaagaaaaagaaaaaaaaagaaaagaaaatccatcgTCGGTTTtatgctgggtttttttctttttgttcttttgagtggtttttttccccatctttttgttgttgttgttttttaaaagaaaatacagtgaagacactagaagggagagagaagacagatcAGGTGCATGTCTGCCTCTGGCCACCCATCCGCCAGACCACCTGCAGTCCCCACGCTCCTGTCCCGAGGCTTTGAGCTGGTCCCTCTCCAGGGACATAGTGGGTGCTCCATTTTCATGGGAAGAAcaaaatctctctccctcctctggccTCTCGGTGAGCAGCCATACGTCCGCCCCACTCTGCCATGGAAGGACTGGTTCCTGGACCTGACAGCTGGTGAAGGCGAGCCCTGTTTCACACCCCAGCTCTAGGTGTGGAATGAATTTCTGCAAAGCACCTCACGCTCAGGATGTCCTGGTGTGAGGCCAAGCCGGTGAAGCCCCTGCGTGGGAGCTCAGACACTTCCCTATTCCCCAGGGAGCTCAgacatttcccccccccccacagaccCCCCGAGAACCTCCACCACCTCTGCTTCCCCAAGCCAGGCCCCAGAAGAGAGACTTGCTGTACAGCACCTCAGGCCCACACGTGGCCATGGAAGTCCCTTTGAGGTTCACGCTGGCCACTCTGAAGGCCACCAGGGCCTTCTCTTACAGCTGATAAACTCCCAAGCAGGTGACCCTATTCTAAGTGGTAACAGCCCAGGGGCTGAGGCAGGACTAAAGGCCTGGGGGAGGTGAGGGTGTGGGCCCCGGGACTGTCTCTGCTAAGAACTAACTCTGCAGACTATTTTAAGGATGGAAGACTGGTCTGAGGGCAGAGGAAGGGTTCTTCCAGCAGCAATTAGCTGGTATGGGCCAGGCGAGTCAAGTAGCTCTGAGGTGAATTCTCTCAAGAGCTGCTGATTTGGGGTGGAATGAATTTCCCTACCACTCCACAACACACACTCCTCTCCTCCCGGAGCCATGGGTGTTTCTAGACCTGGCTGGGCTGCGTCTGCACCACTGTTGACTCACCTAAGCAAATACTGGTCCGATGGTGGCTCTTCCTCACTTCCCGAGATGGTCAAATGGCACGCTTGTCTTTGGGAGGAGGCACAAAGGTAGAGAGAGGATAAGCTGCTAATGATGCAGTCTAGCAAGTCTCCCCTTACCGTGGAGCTCTGCGCCCGCCCCCACCGCCCCTGCAGCCAagggaagggggtgtgtgtgacCTCAATGACCCTAGAAGGCAGCTGCTTCGTAGACAAGAACATTGCCCAGAGAGGCAAAGTAGCTGCTCCGGGCCACACACACATCAGGGCCACCAGACTCCCAGCTCGTGGCCCGTCCTGAGGCTCACCCACCACAAGCAAAAGGACCAAAGCAGGTCTCCTGCCCGCCTCTGCCAAGACACCTTCCCTGGGCAAACCACAGACTCCCCCTTCCCAACTTTCCTAGTCTAAATGTGGTCCCAAGTGGGGCCACCAGCAGAATctgcccatccctccatcctGTGCTGACCGGGCCCCGAGGGGGACTTCGTGATGGCCCGGACCACGAGCCCCTCCTCCGTGAGCTCCCTGCTGCCCACCCGGACTGGGCCCCGGTCCTGAAGGCAGGATCCCAGCACCACCACCTGCTGGGGGAAgcgacttctctgagcctcagtttctactTTGCTCACTGGGGCTAAGCCAACCTCAGGAGATTAAAAGAAGCCAAGGCCCTGCTCAACTAAAGGGGCCGCTCCAAGGTTATCGGAGAGGCGAGAACAGAAGTGCCAGCCCGGACTCCCTCCAGACCATGGCCCCTGGGCACAGTGGTGAGGCACGGGAGGGCTGGAGTGAGTGCAGCTCACCTGTGAGGCTGAAATCCGGGAGACCTCTTGCCGCCCAGTGAGGTCGGAGGATGAGACGTTGGCAGGTGCACCCCTGTGTAGCCTCATGCTCACCTTCCTCTCTCTGTCGACTCGTGAGATCGCTCTGGGAGAAGTATTGCctagagggggagaagcagggggaggccACCCTCAGTGTCCGGGTCCCCGGCTGCCCTGGCCCCCCTCGGGCCCAGCCCACTGCGCAAGATCCCCGCTCACCAGCTTGCTGGATGCGGGAGGCTGGGGTGGAAGCCACAGGCTCGGCAGCACTGCGGAGCCGGTTGGCGGTGGCCCCCGTGGGTGGGCCAGGGGGCAGGGCTCGGGTTGCGGATCCCCGGAGCTGTCCCATCCTCTCCTCGCGCTCGTGTTCTCGCCGCTCCCGGTCCACGTCCTCGGGGTTCCGGGCTGCGCCCTGTGGGGACGAGATGAGACCTGGTCAGGCCTGTGAGGTCATGGTGCTCGGAGATCCAGCATTCCCGCAGCGCAGAGCATGGGGAAAGAGGCTGGGTGGGCACCTGGGGAAGATGCAGCTCAGAAACCCTCTGGTCCAACCTCCTCCCCACAAGGCAGGAAGCCCGAGAGGACTGGAAATGACCCCCAATCACACAGTACAGAGAAACAAAGCCACACAACCACCCggaggaaggaggaagctggGTCTGAGGAGCAGGGCGAGGTCACTCTGCCCTGGTCTCATGGGGCtaaggcagagctgggagggtTAATGCCCCAGAATGTCCAAGGGCACTCCTTGGCCCTCCCAACCTGGGCCCCTACTGTGTTCCGAAGCCCTCAGCCCCTCAAAGTTTCCAAACAAGCAGGGCAGGTGTTCAGAGATCCAGAAAAAGAGGAACAGGCTAGCTAAAAGGCAAGGCCAGCGTTTGAACCAGGGCACCAGCCAGGGGATTTGTCAAAGGCTGTTCTTCCCCTGTCCCTGGACCGGGCAATGACTTCTGGCAGGTGCTGTGGGGGAGGCCCGGGGACTCACACAGATGCTGCTGGCCCTGGGACAAGACAGGAGCTCAGGGGGAGCTCGAGGAAGAATGGGCTAGATGCCCTGTGGAGGAAAAAGAGGTCCAACAGGGAGGCTGGGGCGGAAGGGTTCCGTGAGCCCCCAGGGCCTTCCCTTCAGCCACTGCCACCCCAgtgcaggaggaaaggagaaaggctcagagagaggagCATGGCGTGGGAGCGGCACCTGGCCGCATTACCTAGTTGGTCCCGGGGTCGTccacagggaagggcagggggctggCATGAGGGGGGCCGCATCTGTGGAGGAGAGAGCTGCAGGCTGAGTGGGGGGCCTGTTCACGGGCCATGGGGTGCAGACTCCTGCAACCCTGTCTCTCTCCCAGGGACCTGGCAAAGAAGGCCCTGCTGTCCTTGGGGCATGAGGGCTGGGGGCGGCCCTTGCCTTTAAGCAACTCCAGGAGATAGGGACTAGGGATCAGAATGATCTCTGAATCCTAGTGAGGAATCGAGGCCCGAGGAGCCCTCATGACCCTGTGTGGGGTCACACAGCTCAGGACAGGGCCAGGGTCTGAATCCAGGCCTCTGTCACCCAATCCTACTCTGCACCCCCAGAGGACTTAGGAGGGACGCACATCCCCAGCCTTCCCACCCACAAGCCTGTCTGGGCAGGCCTGGAACCGCCAGGGCGCTAGGTCCTGACTCCAGTACCACCCCCCCAAGTCCACCCCCCCGGCCCCGGACTCCCACTCAGTGATAGGACGGCAGAGAGCATCTCAGCCAGAAGCAGAGCAGGCCCGTGTTAAGAGCTGCAGCTCCGCTCAGGAAACCTGCGGGCTGGGCAGGGACGAGCTCATCCCCGGCCTGGGCCAACTGAGGCTGGTGAAGCCAAAGAGTCTGCTCAGAGGAGTACAGCCCTGGGCTGAGCGAGTGCGCAGAGGGCTGGAGCCCCTGCCCCTGGTGACCCCAGCAGGCTCGGGTCAAGGCCAACCCCAGAGCAGGAGGAGCTACTCTCCACATTTCCATCCAACCAGTGACGCCTCAAGAATTGCACACCAGGGAGGTTTCTTGGCTTTTATTTGCccacagaaaacacaaaaggTCAACATCAAAGTCACACAAGCAACCAGCCCTGTTGTGCGGACCCCTGTCCTTGGCTACACCGAGTCTCCTCCTGGCCTGCTGGTTGGACCTCGGAACACAGTGGCTCCGTGTGCTGACGGCAACGTCCCAGGCTCCGGGGATCCAGGGATTCTGGGGCCCTGATGCTACACGGGGTGGCCACTTCAAGGACAGACGCTCTCAGTCAGGGGTGGGATCCTTCCCACAGGAGTCCGTAGCCCTTGGTGCCCAGCATGGTGTCCAGTCCCTAGGTAAGTGCTGGTAATGGCACCAGAGGCCTGGCCTTGGGGTGAAGACACGGAAGGTCCCCATTGCATGTCTGCAGATGCTTCCGCCAACAGGCAGGTGGAGATGGTGGAGTTCACCGTGGTGGTGATGGGGTCAAAGGCGCCCAGTGATCCAGTCCAGGCCCTCAGGTCAGAGATCGGTGCAGAATAAGGCTGTGGGTACCTCTGCTCAGCTTCTGACTCTAGAGCCTGCCTCAAAGGGGACCCCAGGAAGGGGTCAGGGTGCCAGCAATGGGCAGGGAGGGTGCTCGTGGCCTGGCTTGAGATGAGATCTTGTCAGCTGGATGGTTCCACGAGAGGTTCTAGGAGGAGCCATCTAGAGGAGCACTGTCccacagaactttctgtgatgatggaaacgTTCACGTCTGCCTCGTTGGACAGGAAAGCCACTGACCGGCCACATGTGGCTGCTGACAACTTGAAACGTAGCAAATGTGACTGAGGAGCTACATTTTCAGCtttgattaattttaattaattaaaaattagccACACATagccagtggctaccatattgcaTGGTGCAAGCCTTGACAACATAAAACCCATTCTTGGAGCTACACTGAGCGGAAGGGCCAAGCCCATCCCTGAAGCCGACCCAGGGATGACTTTCTACACGGATGAGTGAGTGCCCGGTGTCCAGATGCCCTGAGCAATGAATGCCCTTTGGCGAGAAGATCTGGCCCTTGGCCCTCGGCCACACTCCCACCTGGAAGGTCTGGGGTGCAAGGTGCCCCACTGCCCatcgcccacccccacccctcgaGTCCCCTGGCCCGTGGGACCATGGCTCTCCGCCCGACCTCTGTCGAACTCCTTAGGGAACAGTACCCAGCGCTGACCCCCACGTCCAGGAGAATAAGCCCTCGGGTCCTGAGCATCTGACGTCCGCCACGAAAGGAGAGGCACACCAGCATGAAGCGCGGTACAGGTGAGGGGCGTTTAATGAGTTCAAGTTCAATACAGAGGCCACCGTCGGGGTCTTGCTGAAGCCGCTCCCGGTGCCCGTTCCCACCAGGCCCTCCAGGGCAGTGAACATTGTCCCTCCTTCAGGCTCGGTTCATCAGGCAGCTGATTCATCCCCAAGAATCTCACGGCAGGGCCTTCACCACTCCCTCTCCACTGCACCCCACCAGGCCAAGGGACACCTCCTCAGGCCTGGCCCCGATGGGCTCAGACACACCTGGTGACGTCAGAACTGGGGCCCCGGAGTCCAGACCACAGGCCAGTAGTTTTGGGGGGGCagctcctccacctcctccagggGCCTATCTGGAGGGCCCTGGGTGCCCAGGGGCGCCGGGCACCTGGAAGGGacagagagcacagcagaggCTCAGCCTCTTGTGCTCGCCCAGCCAAGTGGTAAATCTTGGAAAGGCCGGGCCTCGGAGGGTCCTTACCAGTATGAGGGTGAGTACGTGGGCCCGGCACAGGGacaggggcgggggcagggcagCGTGATAGCTTCGTTGTCACGGGGCTGAGCCTGGCTCGAGGAAGCCCCCTTTTCCAGAAGAGACGTGAAACAAGACACACGATTTCACAGATTCCGGAGCTCCGGGCACCGCTGACGAacgcttctccccaccccacccccccaagacccttaaaagagggagacagagcaacCGCCTAGCAAGACCCAGGGTCCCATGaccaggaagaaagaaaccacaaTGAATGGGTCCAGGCTGGCCAGAGGGGCCACGGTGAAGGCAGCCGCCTGGGACGTGCAGAACAACAAGAGCAGGGTGGTGTAGGCGACGATCAGGACGGCCGGGGGGCCCGCCAGCGCCATCCACGCGCCACCGAGGGCACCTAGGAGGGACTCAAGGCCCGGCCAGGTCCTCTTGGGCCTGGCGGGAGGTGGTGCCCCCCTGCCCCGCTGCCCAGAGCGGCATGCGCGGTCAGCACAGATGAGGTTGGAGTGGGGGGGCCGCGGGGACTCCGGGAGCCCAGCGAGGTCGCTGGCACTGTCCAGCTCATAGCCTCCACTTTTCGGGAGCCCCGCCCGCCACAGGGTCACTTTGGCCTTAAGAGTCGGGGCCTTCCCCGTCCAGTCCCCCAAGCCCGCCTTGGCCTCCAGGTGACTCACGAATTTGAGCATGTTCCAGTCGAAGACGTAGTCGTAGGAGAAGCCCTGCCGGTGGAAGAGGTTACGGAAGAGCTGACGCAGGTACGAGTAGTCAGGCTTGTCATCGAACCGCAGGGAGCGGCAGAAGTTGAGGTATGTGGAGAACTCGGCTGGCGGGGGTCACAGAAAAGGCTGCCGTGAGGCCCAGGCTCCCCGGGCCCCACCCCCGCAGCCCGGGTTGTCCTGCCCACCCGCTGTCCCTCCGAACGCTTTCAATCTAGGAGGGGACAAGAGGACGGCAGAGCAGAGCGACGGGCCTCCTCACAGCGCCAAAACCCTCGCGAGCCGGTGAACAGGGCCTTGAAGACTCAACTAGACCCGAGAGCTGGGAATGAGGAACAAGCGCCCCCTCACAGTAAGGGGCACCGCAGGGCCTCAGGCCACCGCTCTACCCGCTCTTGCCAATCACTCTGGGGACCAGGCATGCCGATGGCAGATCAAGAGCTGCCATAAGATCCAAAGGACGGTCAAGGGCCCAGTGGGAACTCCCAACATGACCAAAGCCACAGAAGGCTAACTGTGACCCAACGTGACCAAACACAGAAGACCGAAGACACAGAAGGCATGTCCTCCTCCGGAAAGCGGGGGCGGGGAGAGCCCCTGTGAGCTAACAGCAAATGTACACTGGCCTCTGCCATTCCTGAAACCCCTGTAAATCCCTAAATGCTAAGAGcgctaggagcatcttttgttccgATGTGGTGACTCCTAATGGCCCCTGGATgggtgggggctggtcaccaTCAAGACCAAGCCATGCTTAGAAGCTTAGAAGCTTAGAATTTTCAgcgccccacccccaaacacctCTCTagaagggagagaggctggaaatAGAGTTAGTACTCgcttatgtctacacaaagaagcctccataaaaatcccaatggTATGGGGTTTGGACAGCTTCCAGATTGGTGAACACGTCCCCATAGAGGAGGGTGACACGCCCCagctccacagggacagaagcccCTGTGCTCAGGCCCTTCCTTCGCAGACCTCAcgctatgtatctcttcatctggctattcatCCACATCCTTTATCGTAGCCTTTAACAAAGTGGTACGCCAGGTCAGTTTCCCTGAATCCTATGAGCTGCTCTCGCAAATTCATCCCAGCTGAGGAGGGGGGCGCGGGAACCTCAGACTCACAGACGGCGAGCCCGGGCGGCAAGCCAGACTCGTGACCGGCATCTGAGGCAGGGacgggggcagtcttgtgggatcgGGCCCCAGACCGGTGGGATCTCCCGCCGTCTCCAGGCAGACGGTTATCAAAATGGAGTCAAGCTAGAGGACACCCGACGGGTGTCACAGAGAACTGCCTGGTGGGGGGCAACGCCCCACATGTGCGGTGAGTAGAAGCTTCAGACGCTCACAGGGCGAGGAAGAACAGAGCTTTTCCTAATATGCCGCCCTCGCGGGACGAAGCAGCGACAGCCCGGGACTGAGGCTGTGGGGCAGCGGCGGCGCAGGGCGGGCTGTGTGGCCTCGTGTTCCCCTCAGAGGGGCCGCCTCCCCCGCGGGGCTACTCACAGGGGTAGCCTTTGCAGAGGACCTCGATGGGTGTCGACATCTTCTTCTCGCTGATGCGCTCGTACTTCTGGCGCTTGGTGGCCGCTTTGAGGCCCTgccagggcagggagcccaggtTGAAGTACATGAGCACGTAGCCCAGGCTCTCCAGGTCGTCTCGGCGGCTTTGCTCTGCACGGAGTCGAggacagggtgaggggcagggtcCGCCGGGGCTCCTGGCCAACAGAGGCGCCCCTCCTCCAGgacacgccccccaccccctcaccccgccACCCCGCACGCCGGCTAGCCGCAACTCCAACACAAACACCCACGGCTCAGGGTAACCCTTCTACAGGAAAAGGCCTGGGGCCGAGCTCTTCCTACTCAAGCTGGGCCCAGTTTCTCCAGCCCAGGAACTTTCTCACTCAACAGCTTTACAGCAGGCCCGCTGGTGCCTCCTTGCCAGCCCactctggggacagggcacaaGTGTGGCGTCGGACAGGGCCAGGGTCAAATCCGACTCTGGTACCTGCTAAGCCGCACGACCTAAAGCAACCGTGTTGCACCCGGGAGCCCGGTGCCCCCCACTCTACCAGGCCGCTGTGGGGATGACGTCAGGCACGTTAAGGTGCTGCTACGTCACAGCTCTCCTCCTGGAGGGGAAGGCCTGACTCTGTGGCCCCAACGCAGGGAAAACATCCAGCTGCAGAAAGCCAGGGCCCTGGCCCGCAAGCCCACGGCTGCACGGGGCTCCCGGGCCTCACACTCACCGATGCCCAGGTGGGTGTTGATGGAGGCGTAGCGGGCAGTGCCAGTCAAGTTCTTGTTTTCCCGGTAGGGGATGTGCTGGTGCGTGCGGGCATCCCGGTATTTCTTGGCCAGGCCGAAGTCGATGATGTACACCAGGTTGCCCTTCTTCCCCAGCCCCATGAGGAAGTTGTCAGGTTTGACGTCCCGGTGTATGAAGTTCTTGGAGTGGATGTACTCGATACGGCtgatctgggggggggggcgggacaGCAAGTCATTTAGCAAGCGGTCCAGGGAGGGGCTTTCACCAAGCACTCAGGGCCAGGCCCTGCACTGGGGCCTGAGGGCTGGGGTGGTAGGGACGGAAAACACACATCCGTGGTCCCTGCCCTGCGTAGGGCAGAAAGATCTGTCTCTGCAACTATGTGAGACGATCTCAAGGGGtaggtcagagaaggcttcctggaggaagtgacacaGACAGGAATTCCGAAAGAGGAGTTCACCGAGGTTGCtgtgagacagggagagagagcgaggtAGGAAAGCTAAGGGCAAGACCTAGAAATGAAGCCCGGAAAGGCATCTGGGCCCCCAGGGAAGCCTCTGCTGCCTGGCTCTACACCCTCATTGGACTTGGGGGGCCGGAATTAGAGAGGCATTTTGAAGGCTGTCCTGGTAACAGCCGCAGACCCAGACCCTGCCTAACAGGAGCTCCGTGTATCATTCCGGGTCCAAAATCgtatgcttttctatttttaaaaaaggtttccTGCCCTGAGTTTATAAAGGGCTTTAGAATCTAAAGGTTGCTTATCATCTGTTCTGGTCCAGGCACTGCATGGTGTCCCACTTGACCCCACAACAGCCCAGCAAAGGGGACACTCTGATCTGAGACGACTGATGGTCAGAGAGGCTTAGCGATCACCTAGAGTCAGCACACTGGGGTGTGACCCAGGTCTGTGTGATCACTAGCTTTAGAATCACCCCAGGGCAGAGTCCCAAGTCCTACCCCAGAAGCCCGACCCAGGAGGCCTGGAGATCTGCATttaacccccctcccccattctacAGCCAATGGTCAAGGTCCCCTGATCCTGGTCCATGTCCCTGTCACTGCCTCCTGCTGTGGCATGCtccagaggcaggaggcagggctggcACCCCACGCCCGGTGGGGAAACAGAGGTTGGAAGGGAAGCTGCAAGCGCAGCAGGGCCCACAGTCcctggctggggagggcaggtggggaCTCACCATCTGGTCGGCCAGGAGCAGCACTGTCTTGAGGCTGAACTTGCGGGAGCAGAAGTTGAAGAGGTCCTCGAGGCTGGGCCCCAGCAGCTCCATGACCATCACATTGTAGTCCCCCTCGGCTCCGCACCACTTGATGGATGGGATTCCCACTGAGGGCCAGAGATGAGGGTGTCAGGGTGGACCCTCGCCCACACCCGCACACTAGCATGCACACCCTGCCCCGAGCCCCTCAGGCTCCCCCcagccctcacctcctccctgcaTCATCTTGTAGAACTTGCTCTCAATGTGCAGCTGCGGGTGCTTCGTTTTCACACACTCGAGTTTGATGGCAACTTCTTCACCAGAGGCAATGTTGGCACCTGCCAGGGGCGGAGGAGGGGTACAAGGGACCCGGGTCACGCTCGGCCAGGCAGGTGGCCTCAGGTCAGGGCCAACTTGGTTGTCTGACCCTGAGCAGCTCAGCGCCCCTTGGGGGAGGCCAGAAAGGTGGCAAAGGGCCCAGCACTGCATCCAAGGGAAGCAGAGGGACTGCGGGCACAGAGTGGACACCCGGCCCAGcttgggcaggaggggagggggttgagcGGCATGTGGGAGGGGAAGGCCGGGAGGAAGGAACTGCAGACATCTCAGAGAGCCACGGGCTGGTGCAGCAGAGAAGGCCAGACGTGAAGGGAGACGAGAGGGACTGCAGGGGGCTCACAGATGACGTAAGAGGAATTTTATCCTGGGAGCGGGAGCCACTGAGCTGGAGAGGAGTGAGGTCAGAGGGATGTCAGGCTGAGGAGAGAGGCGGGCGGGGCAAGGCTCTGTCTCAAGAAGTCCCAAGAGTCTACGGCCAtcccaccctgaacgcgcccgatctcgtcaaGAAGTCCCAAGAAAGACCCAAATCCAAACTGtgccttgcctcagtttccccagctctAATACTGAGTGGGCTGAGCTAGAGGCCGGGGGCCAGACTGAGGGAGGCCAGGCGATAAACTGAAACAGCTGAGCCTtagcacacacacagagcacgaGATCCAGAGGAGGGCACCAGCGCCGGAGAACGGAGGATGGGAGAAAGCCTGCGTCTCAAGTCAGGGGAAAAGACGAGGCTCTGCCGTAAGCGCCCTTGGAGGCACTAGCTGGCCATCGGAGGAAAGACACCATAGTTCACGCCCCACACACCAGGAGAGATCCCAAGTGAAGCCAAAGTTTgcgtgataaaaagaaaaaggtggagTATAAGTTAGCACAGCCGCTTTgcctttgttgttgttaagtaatctctacactgaacgtggggctcgagcccacgaccccgagatcaagagccacacgctccatggactgagccagccaagcgccccagCACAGCCGCTTTGAAAACCAGGCTGGCATTTACCCAGTAGAGCTGAACACACACATAACCCTTTCCCAAGCAAGTCCACTCCCGAGTATATGCCCTTCAGAAACATGTGAGCTCCAGGAG from Halichoerus grypus chromosome 6, mHalGry1.hap1.1, whole genome shotgun sequence harbors:
- the CSNK1E gene encoding casein kinase I isoform X2, giving the protein MELRVGNKYRLGRKIGSGSFGDIYLGANIASGEEVAIKLECVKTKHPQLHIESKFYKMMQGGVGIPSIKWCGAEGDYNVMVMELLGPSLEDLFNFCSRKFSLKTVLLLADQMISRIEYIHSKNFIHRDVKPDNFLMGLGKKGNLVYIIDFGLAKKYRDARTHQHIPYRENKNLTGTARYASINTHLGIEQSRRDDLESLGYVLMYFNLGSLPWQGLKAATKRQKYERISEKKMSTPIEVLCKGYPSEFSTYLNFCRSLRFDDKPDYSYLRQLFRNLFHRQGFSYDYVFDWNMLKFGAARNPEDVDRERREHEREERMGQLRGSATRALPPGPPTGATANRLRSAAEPVASTPASRIQQAGNTSPRAISRVDRERKVSMRLHRGAPANVSSSDLTGRQEVSRISASQTSVPFDHLGK
- the CSNK1E gene encoding casein kinase I isoform X1 is translated as MELRVGNKYRLGRKIGSGSFGDIYLGANIASGEEVAIKLECVKTKHPQLHIESKFYKMMQGGVGIPSIKWCGAEGDYNVMVMELLGPSLEDLFNFCSRKFSLKTVLLLADQMISRIEYIHSKNFIHRDVKPDNFLMGLGKKGNLVYIIDFGLAKKYRDARTHQHIPYRENKNLTGTARYASINTHLGIEQSRRDDLESLGYVLMYFNLGSLPWQGLKAATKRQKYERISEKKMSTPIEVLCKGYPSEFSTYLNFCRSLRFDDKPDYSYLRQLFRNLFHRQGFSYDYVFDWNMLKFMRPPSCQPPALPCGRPRDQLGRSPEPRGRGPGAARTRARGEDGTAPGIRNPSPAPWPTHGGHRQPAPQCCRACGFHPSLPHPASWQYFSQSDLTSRQREEGEHEATQGCTCQRLILRPHWAARGLPDFSLTDKRAI
- the CSNK1E gene encoding casein kinase I isoform X3, whose protein sequence is MELRVGNKYRLGRKIGSGSFGDIYLGANIASGEEVAIKLECVKTKHPQLHIESKFYKMMQGGVGIPSIKWCGAEGDYNVMVMELLGPSLEDLFNFCSRKFSLKTVLLLADQMISRIEYIHSKNFIHRDVKPDNFLMGLGKKGNLVYIIDFGLAKKYRDARTHQHIPYRENKNLTGTARYASINTHLGIEQSRRDDLESLGYVLMYFNLGSLPWQGLKAATKRQKYERISEKKMSTPIEVLCKGYPSEFSTYLNFCRSLRFDDKPDYSYLRQLFRNLFHRQGFSYDYVFDWNMLKFGASSSQAQPRDNEAITLPCPRPCPCAGPTYSPSYWCPAPLGTQGPPDRPLEEVEELPPQNYWPVVWTPGPQF